One segment of Saprospiraceae bacterium DNA contains the following:
- a CDS encoding T9SS type A sorting domain-containing protein, with translation MKHPVFLLLFLCGLFPLAAQTFHPIPEALLEQEVAFEQANECFIYFDNPSGDTLQLRWRRFEVSVPEGWVIDICDYGLCYAGIPPNGTMNPVHDTIRPYLKLVVQPGVTAGSAWLWFRVFEKDNDTNFADVYFSLHTPGTTSIPETKQPSYRVFPNPAFDVLFVENTGKGRDGGWPSIINHAGQAVWSRPLGQGEQQSIDISTWPSGIYYLKQERLVQKILVYK, from the coding sequence ATGAAACACCCCGTTTTTCTACTCCTTTTTTTGTGTGGCTTGTTTCCACTCGCCGCCCAGACGTTCCACCCCATCCCCGAGGCGCTTTTGGAGCAGGAAGTCGCCTTTGAGCAGGCCAATGAATGTTTTATTTATTTTGACAATCCCTCTGGCGACACGCTGCAATTGCGCTGGCGCCGCTTCGAGGTGAGCGTGCCGGAGGGCTGGGTGATTGATATTTGCGACTACGGCCTTTGTTATGCGGGCATTCCGCCCAACGGCACCATGAATCCCGTGCACGACACCATTCGCCCCTACCTGAAACTCGTCGTGCAGCCCGGCGTCACCGCTGGCTCGGCGTGGCTCTGGTTCAGGGTGTTTGAAAAGGACAACGATACCAATTTTGCCGATGTGTATTTCAGCCTTCACACGCCGGGCACCACATCCATTCCCGAGACCAAGCAACCGAGCTATCGTGTTTTTCCCAACCCGGCCTTCGATGTTTTATTTGTTGAAAACACTGGCAAGGGCAGAGATGGCGGCTGGCCCAGCATCATCAATCATGCAGGCCAAGCGGTGTGGTCGCGTCCGCTGGGGCAGGGCGAGCAACAGAGCATAGACATCAGCACTTGGCCTTCCGGCATTTATTATTTGAAGCAGGAGAGGCTCGTTCAGAAAATATTGGTGTATAAATGA
- the truB gene encoding tRNA pseudouridine(55) synthase TruB, producing MLNLWSKNQPFPEPFPRGMVILVDKPLGWTSFDVVGKARWALSRRLGTRKLKIGHAGTLDPLATGLLILCVGEYTKKIETFQAMPKAYTGTFTLGGTTASFDLEKPVDAIFPTGHLDDALLQEAAKQFVGDIMQLPPMFSAVKVDGRRLYQNARTGETVELPQRPVRIESFEIGPLRPVPPAERRAPSSVGKIMLHADYADGVQVDFRVVCGKGTYIRSLAHDFGQSVGSGAYLSSLRRTDTGGFSVEAAWDMETLVKTLSGSR from the coding sequence ATGCTGAACCTATGGTCAAAAAATCAACCCTTCCCCGAGCCTTTTCCCAGAGGCATGGTCATATTGGTGGACAAGCCTTTGGGGTGGACTTCCTTCGATGTGGTGGGCAAGGCGCGCTGGGCGCTCTCGCGGCGGCTTGGCACAAGAAAACTCAAAATCGGTCACGCCGGCACCCTCGACCCTTTGGCGACGGGCCTGCTCATCCTGTGCGTGGGCGAATACACCAAAAAAATAGAGACGTTTCAGGCGATGCCAAAGGCATACACCGGCACGTTCACGCTGGGGGGCACCACCGCTTCTTTCGACTTGGAAAAACCGGTGGATGCCATTTTCCCGACGGGGCACCTTGACGACGCGCTGCTGCAAGAAGCGGCGAAGCAATTCGTCGGCGACATCATGCAGTTGCCTCCCATGTTCTCCGCCGTGAAGGTGGATGGCAGGCGGCTCTACCAGAACGCCCGCACGGGCGAGACGGTGGAATTGCCCCAGCGTCCCGTTCGCATCGAGTCGTTTGAAATTGGTCCGCTGCGCCCCGTGCCGCCTGCCGAGCGCCGAGCGCCGTCCAGCGTTGGGAAAATCATGCTTCACGCCGACTATGCCGATGGCGTGCAGGTAGATTTTCGCGTGGTGTGTGGCAAGGGCACCTACATCCGCTCTTTGGCGCACGACTTTGGTCAATCCGTCGGCAGCGGGGCCTACCTCAGCAGCCTGCGACGCACGGACACGGGCGGCTTCTCGGTGGAAGCGGCGTGGGACATGGAGACGCTGGTGAAGACCTTGAGCGGCTCCCGATGA